The DNA window AAGGGGAAAGCATTCGTGTCTTCCCCTTGTCCAACTGGACCGAGCTCGATGTCTGGCAGTACATCCATCTGGAAAAAATCCCGATCGTGCCGCTGTACTTCGCCAAAGTGCGCCCGGTGATCGATCGCGACGGCGTGCTGATTATGGTCGAGGACGACCGGATGAAATTGCGGCCGGGCGAAAAAGTGCAAGAGCTGGAAGTGCGATTCCGCACTCTTGGTTGCTATCCGTTGACCGGCGCGGTGGAGTCCAAGGCGACCACCCTGCCGGAGATCATCCAGGAAATGCTGCTGACCACCACCAGTGAACGCCAGGGCCGCGTGATCGACAAAGATGAAGGCGGCGCCGGCATGGAAGAGAAAAAGAAACGCGGCTACTTCTAACGCCTGTATTCCACACACTGGATTGTCGTTTTCCCCTGGGAGATCCGCACAGCGGGCTCCCCGGGCCAGAACAGTACGGCCGCTTTCCTCTGGCCGAAGTTCGCCCTGGAGCCGACGTTCGTCGTCGGCCGGCGCCAACCTCGCGACCCCTACCAGCAACGCCAGAACTCCTATGTCGCATCAATCGGAACTGATCGAAACAGATATCGATGCCTACCTCGCTCAGCACGAGCGGAAGGAACTGCTGCGGTTCTTGACCTGCGGCAGCGTCGACGACGGCAAGAGCACGCTCATCGGGCGGCTGCTGTACGACTCCAAAATGATCTACGAAGATCAGCTGGCCGCCATCCAGAAGGATTCCAAAATCCACGGCACGACCGGCGGGGACTTCGACCCGGCCCTGCTGACTGACGGCCTGAAAGAAGAACGCGAACAGGGCATCACCATCGATGTCGCCTATCGCTACTTCTCCACCGCCAAACGGAAGTTCATCATCGCCGACACCCCCGGCCATGTGCAGTACACGCGCAACATGGCGACCGGCGCTTCCACGGCCGACCTGGCGATTATCCTGGTCGACGCCCGTCACGGAGTAATGGAACAGACCAAGCGGCACAGTTTTATCGCCTCCCTGCTGGGCATCCGCCATGTGCTGGTGGCGATCAACAAAATGGACCTGGTCGATTTCAGCCAGGAAGTGTTCGATCGCATCTGCGGCGAGTATCGCACCTTTGTCGAGCGGTTAGATCTGCCCGACTTGCACTTTATTCCGATCTCGGCTCTCAAAGGGGACAACGTCGTTGACCCCAGCCCGAAGACGCCCTGGTACGAGGGCGGCACGCTGATGCACTTCCTGGAGAACGTGTATATCGGCTCGGACCGCAACTTTGAAGACTTCCGCATGCCGGTGCAGTATGTGAACCGGCCGCACCTGGATTTTCGCGGTTTCTGCGGCACGATCGCTTCCGGCATTGTCCGCCAGGGCGAAGAGATCATGGTGCTGCCGTCGCGCAAGAAAAGCCGCGTGAAAGAGATCGTCACGTTCGACGGCAACATCGCCGAGGCCCATACGCCCCAGGCCGTCACGCTGACGCTGGAAGATGAGATCGACTGCAGCCGCGGCGACGTCATCGTGCGGCCCGGCAATACGCCGCGCGTCGACAACAAGTTTGAAGCGATGATCGTCTGGATGGCCGATGAACCGCTCACTCCCGGCAAGCAGTTCCTGTTCAAGCAGACGACCAAAACGGTCGGCGGAGCCATCAACACGCTGCGTTACCGGGTCGATGTGAACACCATGCACCGGTCGGAAGCGCCCGTGCTCAAACTGAACGAAATCGGCCGCTGCTCCGTTACGCTGAACCAGCCGATCTGCTTTGACGCCTATCGCCGGAACCGTGCGACGGGCGCCTTTATCCTGGTCGATCGGTTGACGAACGTCACCGTCGGCGCGGGCATGATCCGCGGCCAGTCGTCGGACAATGAATCGACGCCGGTCTGGGATCGAGAGCCAACCAGCGAACACCTGACGACCGAAGTCAGCACGGTCAACGCCGACGAACGCACGGCCCGCTTCGGCCAGCAGCCGACCACCGTGCTGCTGACCGGCCTCAGCGGCGCCGGCAAAACAACGACCGCCTACGCTCTGGAGCGACGCCTCTTCGATGCGGGCCGGGCCGTGACCGTCCTCGACGGCCAGAACATGCGACAGGGCATCAGCAAGGATCTGGGCTTCACGGCCGAGGACCGCAGCGAGAACCTCCGTCGCAGCAGCGAAGTCGCCAAACTATTGAACGACGCCGGCCTGATCTGCTTGTGCGCCTTTGTCGCTCCCAGCGAAGAAGTCCGTCAGAAAGCCGGCGCCGTGATTGGCGCCGATCGCTTCCTGGTGGTGCACCTGAGCGCCCCGGTGGAAGTCTGTCGCCAGCGCGATGTCGAAGGAATGTACGGCGCCGCCGACCAAGGCGAGATCGGCAACTTCCCTGGCGTTTCGGCTCCTTACGAAGAACCGACCGCCGCCGATCTGGTGCTGCCCACGCATGAACTGTCCACGGAACAATGCGTCGACAAGATCATGGAACTGCTGGAAGCCCGCGGTTTGGTGAGCTAGTCAGGCGGACTTCCCAAAGTCACCGCGGTCGTCGAATCCAAGAGGGATTCACCGCGGAGATCACCAAGAAAGGCGGGGAAACCGGGGAAAAAGGGAGAGGTTGTCAGGTGCGACGTCTCCCGGCGATTCGAACGGGATTCCTTGTTTTTCTGTTAGAAACGGCGCAGCTCATGGCTCTTGCCTGCGCTTTGACTTCTGGCTCTCGCTTCTTCAGTGCTTCTCTGCGCACGCTGCGGTAATTCCGCTTTGTTAACGTCTACGAATCCTCCTTTGCCAGGGGCCGGTTGCTGGTCGTTTTGTGTTGCGTACTGCCGTGTCGTTGCTGGCAAAGAAAGCGGCTTCTTTTTTCCTCTTGTGGTGAATGGCGAGGGTCGGTATTCTCCCCCCTCCCCAGATCGTGGGTTGTGCGTGATACAGGATTGTTGCGTTCCTCGATCTCCGATTCCTTTCGTGCGTAATGGTTGTGAGGGCGTTATGAACAGGATGCTTCGCCTACGAGACTCGAATTCCATATGCGGCCTGGCCGCTCGGTCTTGGCTGGCCGCCATCTTGGCGATCATGGCGATGGCCGGGTCTCCCGCGGCGTTTGCCCAGGAGGCTCAGGAAGCCCAGTGGATCTGGGCTCCAGAGCACAAAAAAGACGCGGTGCCGCAAGGGAGCGTCTATTTCCGCAAGACTTTCGAAGTCGCCAACCCGGAGTCGGGCGAGATCTCCATCGCGGCCGACGACAACTACGAGTTGTACGTCAACAGCCGCAAGGTGGCCGTGGGCGAATCGGCCCGCAGCTTGAACAAGCTGAACATCTCCCAGTATCTGTCCCGCGGCCGCAACCTGATTGCGGTCCGCGTCAACAACACCGCCGGCTCCACCGCCGCGATGGTCGCCCGCGTGTTCATTAAAGAACGGGGCGGCCGCTGGATGAACCACTCCAGCAACGGCACCTGGAAAACGGCGTTGGATCCGTTCCCGCTCTGGAACATGCTCATTTACAGCGACACCCGCTGGTCCCAGGCGCAGAGCTTTGGCGCGCTGGGTTCGACCTCGCCCTGGGATCGCCAGGAGAGCGTCGCCGAGGAGCTGCCGGAGCAACATGAGCGTTTCAAGGTGAACCGCGAGTTCAAAGTCGAACGGCTGGCCGGGCACGAGCTGACCGGTTCGCTGATCGCCATGACCTTCAACGAGTTCGGCCAGATTCTCGCTTCGCGGGAAGACGGCCCCTTGCTGCTGATCGCCGACACCAACGACGATCAGATCCCCGACCATGTCGCCGTGTACTGCGACAAAGTGAAAAGCTGCCAGGGCATTCTCGCCGTCAATGGCGAGGTCTATGTCATCGGCGACGGTCCCGACGGGGCCGGCTTGTATCGCTGCGGGGACTACGACGGCGATAGCAAACTGGAAACGGTGCGCACGGTCATTAAATTCAAAGGTCCCCTGAGCGAACATGGCCCGCACGGCCTGGCCCTGGGGCATGATGGCTTCCTGTACATGTCGGTCGGCAACCACTCTTCGATCGAAGGCGAATACGATCCCAAAAGCCCGTATCGCCACAGCTATGAAGGCGACATCGTGCCCCGCTATGAAGATCCAGGCGGTCATGCCGCCGGAGTCAAAGCGCCGGGCGGCGTGATCCTGCGTTCCGACCTCGACGGCAAGAAAGTCGAAGTCGTCGCCGGCGGTTTCCGCAACGCTTATGATCTGGCGTTCAACCGCGAAGGCGATCTGTTCACGCACGACAGCGACATGGAATCTGACATGGGCGCCTCCTGGTACCGTCCCACCCTGGTGCATCATGTGGTGCCGGGCGGCGAGTACGGCTGGCGCAGCGGCTGGTCCAAATGGCCCGAATACTACCCCGATACGCTGCCCGCGATTGTGGATACGGGTCGCGGTTCGCCGACCGGAGCGGTCGTCTATGACCACCACATGTTCCCGGTCCGTTTTCAGAACGCCCTGTTCCTGGCTGACTGGTCTGAGGGACGTATCATCGCCGTCCGTATGAAGAAAGACGGCGCCAGCTACGCCACGCAAAGCGAAACCTTCCTGCAGGGCGAGCCCCTGAATGTGACCGACCTGGAAGTCGGCCCCGACGGCGGACTGTACTTCACCACCGGCGGCCGCGGCACAGGCGGCGGCATCTACCGCGTCAGCTGGCGCGGCGAAGTGCCCGAAGGTCTCCGCGACCTGGGCGAAGGACTCAGCGAAGTGATTCGCCAGCCCCAACTGCAAAGCGCCTGGAGCCGCCAGCGGATCGCCAGCCTCAAGGCTGAATTCGGCGACACCTGGGGAACCACGCTGGCAGGCGTCGCTCGCAGCGACGCCAACCCCTCCCGTTATCGCACCCGTGCTTTGAACCTGATGCAGCTGTTTGGCCCGTTCCCTTCCACGGATCTGCTGGTCACGCTATCACAGGAAAAGAACGAAGAAGTTCGCGCCAAGGCGGCCGAACTGATGGGCATGCATCCGACCAAAGAGTCGCAGACTCGCCTGCAGAAAATGCTGGACGACGTAGACCGCACGGTCCGCCGCAAAGCATGCGAGGCGTTGCTGCGAGCCAATCAAACGGCGTCGCTGACGCAGCTGACCGCCTGTCTGGTCAGCGATGATCGCTTTGAATCGTATGTCGCTCGGCGACTGCTAGAGCGATTGCCCGAAGAGCAGTACCGCGAGCGGATTCTCAAAACGAGTGATCAGCGGCTGTTCATCGAAGGTTCGCTGGCTCTGATGCTGGCCAATCCCAGCCGGAAGAACGGGATCGACGTGCTGGAGCGTTCCAGCGAAATGATCGAAGGTTTTGTCAGCGACCGGAACTTTACCGACCTGATGCGCGTCATGCAGGTGGCCATCACCCGCGGCGATTTGAAAGCCGACGACGCCCCCCGACTGCGTGAACAACTGGCCGTCGAGTTCCCCTCGGGCAACAGCCTGATGAACCGGGAGCTGATGCGACTGCTGGCCTTTTTCCAGGCATCCTCCCCGATGGACCGCTACCTGGACTTTATCGAAGGCGACGCTCCTGAAATTGACAAACTGCACGTCGCGCTGCATCTGCGGTTTATCGAACCGGGCTGGAACTCGGCAGGCCGCATGCGGCTGCTGCGGTACTACGCCAAGGCTCGCAAACGCGAGGACGGCGGCGGCAGCTTCCCGTTCTATGTGTCGAATGTTTCCCGCGATTTTGCCCGTTCGCTGGCGGCGGAAGACATTCCCGAAGTGCTGGCCCAGGCGGAAGAATGGCCCGAGGCCGCACTCGCCATGCTGTACAAACTGCCCCACAAGATCGACGACTCCATGCTGGATCTGCTGATCGAAGTCGACGAAAAAATGGCGCAGGCCGACAGCGAAAACCTCGATGTGAAAAAGCTGAAAATCGGCATCGCCGCCGTGCTGGCTCGCAGCGGGGACCCCGCTTCGATGAAGTACCTTCGCGACATGTGGGACCGCGACCCGGAACGCCGCAAGGCAATCGCCCTGGGTCTGGCCACGCAGCCGAGCGAAGAGAACTGGCCGTACCTGGTCAAAAGCCTGTCGCTGCTTGACGCGGAATCGGCGAAAGAACTGATGAAGATTCTTGCCGAGGTCGATGTCAAACCGCACGACGCCAAACCGTACCGCGATGTGATCCTCAAAGGCCTTGAGCTGGAAAAAGATGGCGCCCGCGAAACGGTCGCCCTGCTCGAACACTGGAGCGGCGAGCAAATGTCGGCCCCCGAAGACGCCTGGGACGATGCGATGGGCGCCTGGCAGATCTGGTACAAACGCCGCTTCCCTGAAGGACAGACGGCCAAACTGCCTTCGACCAGCTCCAAGAACACGTACAGCTTTGAAGAGCTGACGGCCTTCCTCGCCACCGAGCAAGGCCAGGCCGGTTCCGCCGACCGCGGCGCCGTCGTCTACAAAACGGCCCAGTGCGCCAAGTGCCATCGGCACGGCGGGCAAGGCGACAGTATCGGTCCCGATCTGACAGGCGTCGCCAAACGCTTCACCCGTCGCGAGATTCTGGAATCCATTGTCTTCCCCTCGCATGTGATCTCGGACCAGTACGCCAGCAAAACGATTCTGACCGTCGACGGCAAACAGACGACTGGAATGGTCGTCCCCGGAGCCGCCGGTACGATCCTCGTCCTGCAGGCCGACGGCAAGAAGAAAGAGATCGCCGAAACCGAGATCGACGACATCATCCCCAGCAAAGTTTCGGCCATGCCGGAAGGATTGCTGAACGATCTCAGCCTGGAAGAGATCACCGACCTGATGACCTTCCTGATCGGCCCGAACCGTACGGTCATCGCCCGCCAGCCCAAGTAGGCCAGCGGCGTTTGACTGCCAGAAGAAACCTCACGCCAGCGCGATTCGCCGCGCTGGCGTTTTTTCATGCAAGAGCGCCAGCCAGCATGTAGCCGAAGTCGCCAGACTTTGGAGAGAGTATTCTCGGCCATCGAAAAGGCGGCCAAACTCGGGCGAGTTCCGCTACGGGTGATCGGATGATTCGCCGACCTTCGCCCTCGCAGCCTTTTCCGTAATGCAACCGCCAAAGCCGTTTTCCCGTCGTTCCTTAACGAAGAGAGAGGGAGCGAGCGATTGTCTGCCGGAGTCAGGGCAAACAGTTGGCGACCCGCGCGGCGATCTGTTGCTGCAGTTCTTCGGGCAAGGGACCGGCGGCGGCGGCCTGCAGGTTCTCGGCCAGGTGAGCATGGCTGCAGGTGCCCACGATCGTGGTGTGGCAGTGGGGATGCGAGAGCGTATAACGCAGAATCAGCTCCGCCTTTTGCATGCCGGGCGGCAGTAGTTCTTCCAGCTTCGCCTGGCTCCAGATGTCGTTCAGCGCCGGACGCTGGATCTCTGCGTCGGGACCGCCCTGGGCAATGCCGCCGCGAATGATGATCCCCGCGCCGGCTTCGCCCGCCATGCGGATCAGCTCGTCATGCTGGGGCGCCAGGCAGGAGTAAGGAATCTGAAAGGTCTCAAACACTCCCAGCGCGATCATCGCCGGCAAGTTTGGCAGGCTGCTGGAAACGCCAATGTGCCGCACCAGCCCCTGGTCGCGAAAGCGCACCAGCTGATCAATCAGCCCTTCCCGCTCCAGCGTGGCCGCTTCGCCGCCGTGAAACTGCAGCAGGTCGACATAGTCGGTCTGCAGGCGTTTGAGGCTCGTCTCCAGGTTCCGCTCGATCACGTCCTGCTGCCAGACATGCTCGATCTCCAGATGATCCGCATGCTGCGTATAAGCACAGCCGCATTTGGTCGCCAGCAGGTATTCGCTGCGACGGGAGCCGATCGCCTTGCCGATCCGCTCCTCGCTCAAGCCATAGTCGGGCGCCGTGTCGATGAAGTTGATGCCGGCGTCGAGAACCGCGTGCAGCATCGCCTCCGACGCTTCTTCACTGACGACGCGCACGCCCCAGGTGCGCGGACCGCGGATACCCATGCTGCCGTAGCCCAGAGCTGTAACTTCGAGACCTGTGCGGCCCAGTTTCCGTTTTTCCATCATTGGCGATCAACAGAGAAGGACAGGCCTGGCGTTCTCCAGAAATTCGATCGCCGGCGATCAGAACAAGCGATCAGAACAGGCCGGGCACCAGGCTGCCGGAACGAACAATCATGACCGGTCGGCCGGTCTGCGTATGATACTCTTTCTGGTAGTCGATCCCCAGGCTGGAGTAAAACGAAGCCCCGATCTGCTCCGGCGTAATTGGTTCACCAGCCGGACCTTTGCCATGCGCGTCGCTCTGGCCCAGCACCTGCCCGCCCTGCACTCCAGCGCCTGCCATCAGGACGCTGAACGCCCGGGGCCAATGGTCGCGCCCGGCGCGCGCGTTAATCTTGGGGGTGCGGCCGAACTCGCCGGTGGTGAGCACGCTGGTCGATTCCAGCAGGCCTCGCTCGGACAGCGTATTGAGCAGCGCAGCCAGTCCCTGATCGAACGCCGGGAGGAGACTTTCTTTTGCCTTCTTGAAGTTCCCCGTGTGCGTATCCCAGCCGCTGAAACTGACCGTCACAAAGCGGACGCCCGCCTCGACCAGGCGGGCCGCCAGCAGGCAGCTTTGACCGAAGCGGCTGTCGCCGAACGCGGCCGCCGTTTCCGGATTCTCCTGGCTGACGTCAAACGCCGTACGGGCTTTCTCCGAGCGGATCACGGCAAAGGCCTGCTCATCAAACCGGTCCAGCCCATCGACCAGGCTGTTCTCGCCGGCCAGCGAATCAAACTCGGTATCAATCGACTGCAGCAGCTTCTGCCGTTGCTCAAAGGCGTCAATCGTTAAACCGCTCGAAAGCGAAATGCCCCGCACGCCAAACGGCTGCCCGCGCCGCGGAGTGTCATTGGTTGACAGTGGAGCCGACGGCACGCCCAGGTACCCGGCCGTCTGCGGCGTACTGGGAACCGCCACAAAATGCGGCAACTGCTGGTCGCCCGGCAGCTCCTTGCTCACGACGGCCCCATAGCCCGGATAGGCCAGCGAAGGCAGCGGCCGATTGCCCGTACTCAAATACGTCGTGCCCAGCTCGTGTCCCGCCAGCGTGTGGCTGACGCCGTTGAGGATGGCGTACTTGTCGGCACAGGCGGCCAGCTGCGGCAGATGCTCGCAGATCTGCACGCCGGGAACATTGGTCGGTCGGGGATGAAATTCGCCGCGGAACTCGTCGGGAGCATCGGGCTTCATATCGAACATATCGAGATGCGGCGGCCCGCCTCCCAGCCAGATGACAATCGCCGATTTCCCCTTCGCCGGACGCACCTCCCCCGCCGCCGCCTGCCGCAGATAGCCCGACAAGCTCAGCCCCACGGCTCCCAGGGCGCCAACCTGCAGGGCCTGGCGACGCGTCGGCAGAGCAGCGTGCGAGGCAGACCTTGAGCGGGAATGCAAAAGAGAATTCGACCGTGGATTCAACATCGGAATCTTCTTGTAAAAAGACCAGGCAGTGCGTTGTAGTGGATTTGGCCACAAGTCCCTTTTCTTCGGCGATGCCGAACGGACCTGCAGCCAGGTCCCTTAACCTGTAATCCAGCGCTAATGATTCAGAATAAACTCTTTCGAATTGAGCAGCGCCCAGAGCAGATCACGAAAGGCGGCCGCATCCTCTTCGACCGCCAGCTGCAGGCGGCCCAGTTCCAGCTCCGCCGGTCGCGGCGGACGGCCCAGCGTGCGCAGCCAGGCCTCGGTCAGTAAAGCGTCGCGGTGGTTCTCCCGCCAGGCGGCGTCCTGCGCGGCGATCTCCGCCAGCCAGCCGTCTTTCCGATCGATCCGGCTTTGCACCTCGGCATCGTTCCGCAGGTAGACCGTCTGCAACAGGCTTGGTTCGCCCGACCGCTCGCACTCGCAAACCAGCCGACGTTCGGGCTTGCCGAACAGCTTCAAGGCGTACGCTCCGGTGGCGCCTCGGCCGCGCATCAGCGGAAAGCCAATGTTCCGGTCCCGCAAGGCGGACTTGTCATGCAGCAGCGTTTGCTGCTCCTCGCTGGTCGCCGTGGCGAAGTCGAGTGCATCGCACAGCACCTCGGCCGGCAGACGTCGCAACTGGGCCCGGCTGAAGTTCCGTTCGTCGTGAAGATTCGTCGCGTTAGGACGCCAGCTGAGTTGATAGGTGCGGCTACGAGTGATGGTGCGGAACAGCCACTTCAGGTCGTACTGGTGCGCGACGAACTCCTCCGCCAGGTGCGCGAGCAGCGGCTCGTTCGACGCCGGGTTCGCCAGATTCATATCGTCGACCGGTTCGATCAAACCGACGCCCATGCATTTGGCCCAGACACGATTCACGACTGCCCTGGCAAAGTACGGATTGCCCGGATCGCGGAGCCAGTCCATCACCGGCTGGCGCGGATCGGAATAGGACTGCGAGATCAGCTCTTCGCCGCCCAGCAGTCGCGGCGTAATCACTCGCCCCACGCCTTCCGACGTGCGGGCGCGCAAGGTGCGGCTCCGTTTCCAGTCCGGCGTCGCCAGATCTCCCCACGGGACGAGCGTGCCGTCGTGCGCCAGCTGGGCAAAAAGCTTTTTGTAACCTGCGCTATCCTGGTCGGCCGTCAGCCCGAGCTTCTCTTTGAGCTCCTTGCCGGAAGCCAGCGTATAGCGGAAGCGAACATCGCGGAAAAAGATCTCAAAGTCTTCGTAATCCGCTTTGGTCCACTGGTCGTACGGATGCTTGTGGCACTGGGCGCACTCCAGCCGTACGCCCAGGAAGGCATAGCCAAACCGCAAGGTCTGCGGCGGCGAGAATTGGCCTCGCGTCCAGAAGTAGGGCATCCATTTCCGCTCGCTGAAGTCGGCCCGGTCTTCCTCGCGGAAGTAGCTGCTCATTTCGGCAAAGTAATCCGCTTCGGCCTGCTCCGGCTCCCGACTGACGGCCAGCAGGATCCCTTCGACCAGCTGATCATACGGCATGTTCTCGGCGACGCGGCGATAGATCCAGTCGTACCATTGCACGGCTTTGTCCCGCTGCACTCCTTGCTCTCCACCGACGGGCAGGTTCCCCTCGGTCGCCCCGGTCAGATCGCACAGCCAGGTCGTCGTCCACGCGGCGTACGTCGGACGTTCCAGCAGTTCGTCGATCTTGCGGCCCCGTTTGTCGGGCGACGAATCCGCCAGAAAGGCTTCAATCTCGGCCGGCGCCGGGGGCGTGCCGGTCAGATCCAGACTGACCCGGCGGAGAAATTCCGCATCGGTACAGAGCTCCGACGGCGTGAGTCCCAGCTTTCGCAGTTTGGCGACCACCAGCTTATCAATCGGCGTCGGAGTCAGGCTCGCCGGGTACGCTTCCTCGCGGGGCGTTGCATACGGCAGCAGGACGGAAACCGTCGCTACCCCGTTATCGTAAAAGGCCACCACATGCGTGTCGCCTGCGCCAACCGCCTGCACCTGGCCGGAAGCATCGATCACGGCGATCGATTCGTCGTTGGAGCGGAAGCGACAAAGCGGCGTGACGTCTTCCTCCTCGCCATTCGACCAGCGGGCAATCAGCCGCAGCATCTGCGTCTGTTCGACCGCCGAGAACAGCATCTCCTGCGGCTCCACGCGCAACTCCAGTAGCGTAGGGGCCTCCTCAGGGCGCGGCAAGGCGCCAGCGGCAATCCATTGCTGCAGCAGGCGATGCTCCCAGCCGCCCGGCTTGAATCGCTCCCCGCCTTCGTGATCGATCCCCAGTGTCGGCTTCTGCAGAATCAGGCTCTCGGCCGGGTCTTCCCGATCGACGCGCGGCGAATCACCGCCGCAGAGCGAGGCATGATCGGCCGCAAAGTCATACCCGAACAGCGACAACTGGAAACCGCCCTGCCCCTGAAAGGAGCCATGACAGGCCCGCCCGTTGCAGCCCAGTCTCCCCAGCAATGGCAGTACATGCCGCTGGAAGTCGGGCGATGCGGACGATGCTTCTCCGGCAAACCGCTGACTGGCGGGCGGCAGCACCGGGCCCGCCGCGCAAGCGGAAATCACGCTCGACCCCGCACCGCACCAGGCAAAAACCACACAGGCCGCACGGAACCCGGCTGCCAGCCGCCGGAACCAGCGATTCTGACGGGTAGATCGGGACCAGTTAAGTCCGATAGTTGACATAGGAAAAACCTTTAACATGCGCAAGGAAGCCAAGGTCGAATCTACGATAGCAGACGGCCGAAAACAAGCAGAAAAACGGCGGCGGAGCAATCGGACGGTTTCGTACCGCTGCCGGAGGGGAAGCGTCCTCCGCTAACCTGGCTTCGCCTTAAAGGCGGCGTCGGAGGTTCCTCCGGGAAAGCATCACCTCCCTGGCCTAAAACCGGTTTCGCGCAGTCCAATTTTCGTCAGGCAAATTTCCCAGAATCTGGTGGTCAGATTGGGGTGCTGTATTTGACGCCAGCCCGTCCGTTCGAGTACCATGAGAAGTCAAGAGCTGGCCCCTCCTTGCCCCCCATCTGATCTGTTTTTACACCTTTCGTGCGTAGAACCAGGAAT is part of the Lignipirellula cremea genome and encodes:
- a CDS encoding DUF1549 and DUF1553 domain-containing protein, with protein sequence MSTIGLNWSRSTRQNRWFRRLAAGFRAACVVFAWCGAGSSVISACAAGPVLPPASQRFAGEASSASPDFQRHVLPLLGRLGCNGRACHGSFQGQGGFQLSLFGYDFAADHASLCGGDSPRVDREDPAESLILQKPTLGIDHEGGERFKPGGWEHRLLQQWIAAGALPRPEEAPTLLELRVEPQEMLFSAVEQTQMLRLIARWSNGEEEDVTPLCRFRSNDESIAVIDASGQVQAVGAGDTHVVAFYDNGVATVSVLLPYATPREEAYPASLTPTPIDKLVVAKLRKLGLTPSELCTDAEFLRRVSLDLTGTPPAPAEIEAFLADSSPDKRGRKIDELLERPTYAAWTTTWLCDLTGATEGNLPVGGEQGVQRDKAVQWYDWIYRRVAENMPYDQLVEGILLAVSREPEQAEADYFAEMSSYFREEDRADFSERKWMPYFWTRGQFSPPQTLRFGYAFLGVRLECAQCHKHPYDQWTKADYEDFEIFFRDVRFRYTLASGKELKEKLGLTADQDSAGYKKLFAQLAHDGTLVPWGDLATPDWKRSRTLRARTSEGVGRVITPRLLGGEELISQSYSDPRQPVMDWLRDPGNPYFARAVVNRVWAKCMGVGLIEPVDDMNLANPASNEPLLAHLAEEFVAHQYDLKWLFRTITRSRTYQLSWRPNATNLHDERNFSRAQLRRLPAEVLCDALDFATATSEEQQTLLHDKSALRDRNIGFPLMRGRGATGAYALKLFGKPERRLVCECERSGEPSLLQTVYLRNDAEVQSRIDRKDGWLAEIAAQDAAWRENHRDALLTEAWLRTLGRPPRPAELELGRLQLAVEEDAAAFRDLLWALLNSKEFILNH